The genomic interval GCTCGCTCGATGCCCCCTCGCCCAACATCTCGGCGGTCCCCCCGTCATCGGCGGGTTCTGGCGCTCGCTCGGCGTCGCTTCCGCCAGCACGCCGTCGTCGCCACGCCCCGAAGACGACCCCGAGCGGGACGCCGAACGCCAGCACGTAGGGCGCGGCGTAGGCCGTTCCGACCGCGAGCGCGCGCGTCGCGACGCCGACGCCGCTCACCGATTCGAGGAACGCCGCGAGCAGTCCCGTCTCGTACCACGCGGTCGGCTCGGTGGTCTCGGGTTCGGGCGGTTTCTCGTCCATCTCGACGGTTATCGTGGAGTAGGCGACCTGTCGCTGGAGCGACTCCTGCTGGGCTTCGAGGCGCTCGATTTCGGTCTGGACCTCCGAGAGGCGCTCTTGCACGTCGAGGACGGTCTCGGTGTCGTTGGCCTCCTCGTAGAGCTCCCGCAACTGCTCGCGCTGGGACCGGAGGTTCTCCAGTCGCGCTTCGATGTCGACCAGCTGGTCGGTCACGTCCTCCGTGTCGGTACTGACGTGCCGGACCCCTCCCTCGTCCTTCACGCGGTCGAGGAACGCCGAGAAGTTCTCGGCGGGGACCCGGAGGACGAGCCTGCCGCTGGTCCACGACTGATTGGCGCGATTGTGGACCTGCTCGTCGGTGTCGCCCACGAACCCGCCGCGGGACTCGACCGCTTGCGTCAGGTTCCGACGCGACTCGTCGAACGACTCGACCCGTAGGGACACCTCGCCGGTCCGAATCAGCTCCCGCTCTCGATTCTGGACGGCGCTCTCGCCCGACGAGTCGTCGGCCGACCCGTCAGATTCCTGCACGGTGCCCTGAGCCTCCGTCGCCGCGAGGTTGGCCTGTGCCGACTGGTCGGCGCTACCGGCGTCGCCGCCGCTTCCGGAACACCCCGCGAGGACGACCAGCGACGCGAGCGCGACCGCCACCAACAGTCGTTTCTTCGACCGTGACATGTCGAGGAGTTGTACGCCGGACTATCATAAGTCCGACGTAGACTGAAACGACCGTTTCACCGATTCCGGAGACGGCTCACGGGAGACCGACCGCCCGGGGACCGCCCGGTCCCCGGGCGGTCGGTCCGGTCGGGCGGTCGGTCCGGTCGTGGCGGGACGCTCTATTCGAACTCCGGCAGGACGTTCTCGTCGTAGAACTCGAAGAAGTCCTCCTGATTCGGTCCGATCTGGTGGACGTAGACGTGGTCGTAGCCCGCGTCGACGAACTCCTCGATGTTCTCGACGTGGGTCTCCGGGTCGGGGTCGGTGACGATGCTGTCGGCCTCGCGGACGTCCTCCTGTGAGACCATCTCCGTGGCCTGCTCGAAGTGGGTCGGCGTCGGGAGGACGGCGGCGAGTTCGCCCGGCAGGACGCTGTTGGGCCAGTTCTCGTGCGCTGTCTCGACGGCCTCGTCCTCGTCGTCGGCGTAGCAGACCGTGAGCTGGCTGAACTTCGGTCCCTCGCCGCCCTCCTCCTCGAAGGTCTCGACCACGTCCTGCGGGCCGACCGACCAGAACCCCTCGCCGATTCTGGCGGCC from Halorussus salilacus carries:
- a CDS encoding DUF4349 domain-containing protein, which gives rise to MSRSKKRLLVAVALASLVVLAGCSGSGGDAGSADQSAQANLAATEAQGTVQESDGSADDSSGESAVQNRERELIRTGEVSLRVESFDESRRNLTQAVESRGGFVGDTDEQVHNRANQSWTSGRLVLRVPAENFSAFLDRVKDEGGVRHVSTDTEDVTDQLVDIEARLENLRSQREQLRELYEEANDTETVLDVQERLSEVQTEIERLEAQQESLQRQVAYSTITVEMDEKPPEPETTEPTAWYETGLLAAFLESVSGVGVATRALAVGTAYAAPYVLAFGVPLGVVFGAWRRRRAGGSDAERAPEPADDGGTAEMLGEGASSEQESGEE